A segment of the Tachyglossus aculeatus isolate mTacAcu1 unplaced genomic scaffold, mTacAcu1.pri scaffold_153_arrow_ctg1, whole genome shotgun sequence genome:
agcaaggaggctgatacagtaatcaaggaagcaTAAGTGCTTgttattaccacctctatgcagatgatacccaaatctacatctccatacttgatctctctccctctccagtcttacatctcctcctgccttcaagaaatctctatttggatgtcctcccattacctcaggtttaacattttcaaaacagaacaccttatcttcccactcaaactctgtcctacccctgactttcccataactataGACtgtgccaccatccttcctatctcacaagctcataatccTGGTGTTATCCTTGGCTCCTTTCTCATTTAACCcctatattcaatccattactaaatcctgtctgtctcaGCTTCATaatatagctaaaatctgccctttcctctccatccaaacggctatcatattaattcaatcactcatcctttccctcctggattagtgcatcagcctccttgctgccctccagcctctgtctttctccactccaatccatacttcactctgctaccccgatcatttttctacaaaaacattctggacatgtAATCCTGcacctcaaaatactccagtggtggcccatctacttccacatcaaatgaaaactcctcacctttggcttttaaAAACTCCACCACCTTGATCCGTCTTACCTCATCTCGCTTGTCTGCTTCTaagcccagccaacacactttgctcctctagtgctaacgttctcactgcgccttgatctcacctattttgctgccaacctctagcttacatcctgtctctggcctggaaagacgtaccccctcaaatccaacagacaattactctccctctgcttcaaagccttactgaaggcacatctactccaagaaacgtttccaggctaagccccacatttcctcatctccctctcccttctgcatcaccctgatttgctccctttatcttgacacctcccagccccaaataTACAtagtttcatttatttgtattcatgcctggctcactccccagactgtaaactcactgagggcagggaacgtgtctccttattgttgtactgtactctcccaagtgcttagtacagtgttctgcacacagtaagtgctcaatacaactgaatgaatgggtgaatgaataatgtcataatagtttgtatggagaagaaggggtggattttagagatataaaggtagaactgaccggatttagtgatggtttgaatatgtaggttgaatgacagagaggagtcaaggatgatgccaagggtAGGGGCTTATGAGATGTAAGGAAGGTGGTGTtgccaacagtgatgagaaagttagcGGGAGGACATGGCTTGAGTGGGAAGGTAAGAAGTTcagaagggaggacattcaagtagagatgtctgaaaggcaggagaaaatgcaagactgcagggatggagagagttcAAGACTGGAAATGTAGAATAGGGTAgcacctgcatagaggtggtagttaaagctgtGTGAGCGAATGGGTTCTCTAAGGGAGATTATAAGAAACACAAGGACTTCAATTCTACACCTGTTCTCCAAGCCATGAACAGTCTTTCTCTGCTTTCCTGATTTCTAGAGACAAAGTGTATCCTCAGTCTGGAAGTACCTAGCTCACTCCAGCTTGGGTGAGTGAGGAGACTGGGGATACTTGGAGGGATctgagaggagatgggggatcTGGGAAGACTGTGAAGATTAGGAACGCCTGGGAAACAGTGGGACTATGGAGACCTGGGTATATTGGGGAAAACGGGAGATACTAAGGAGATTTGGGGAGACTGGGGAAATCGTACCTGCAGAGTGGAGCAGAGAATGTGACAgaagaggggctggggtggggaccaGGTTCGCTGTTGTCCATGTCACGTGGTTACCCTGGGCGCTCAGTCCTCATACCCGGTGGACATGGTCGGGCTGGCACTGTCACGGGCCTGAGGACAGAATCCACTGCCCAGTGGCTGTAACCACTCAGACCAGCTACTCTTCAAGGGGCACCAGGGGCAGTTGGGAGGAAATAATTGCTGCCCCATGAATGGGCAGAACATTTGCTGCTTCCCATCCATTTGGCCCCAGGTCCTGGTTTGAATACTGGATGCCTGTGCCCATGTGCTGCCTCGCGCTGCTGGGGAAAATCTGATCAGGAGGGTAATAGGGTGCAGAAGGAGCAGGGGATGAGACATGAGGCCTAcaaatccctggttcccctccaggAAACGCAACTCCTCACTGAGGGCTCTATCAACTCCCAGTCAATCAACAATCAGTAAATCAttccatgttatttattgaacagttactctgtacagagcagtgtactaaggacttgggagactaaagcagagttggtagacatgttctctgcccacagtgaactttccatctatagaaggagacagacattataataaattacagataggggacataGTAAattataaggatgtgtacataagtgctgtggaactagggtgagcatcaaagtgcttaaggtgtacaCATCCAAGTGTCTGGGAGGGCagataagagaaatgagggcttggtcagtgaAGATCTTCTGGAGGATTTGtgaatttaggagggttttgaaaatggggagagtggtggactgtctgatataaagagggagggagttccaggacaaaaGGAGGAGGATACGGGCAATGGTAGGTCGTGGGAtacatgagactgaggtacagggaattggttggtgttagaggagcagagagtgtgggttgCATTGTAATAGAAAATCAGAGAGTTAAGTCAAGGGTAATACCAAAGGTATGggaaagggaggatagtggtattgtctacagttggagttggaagataaggagttttgttttggacacagtAAATATGGTTTACCCTTAAGACAGGAGGAATTGTGAGAATGACAAGAAGGATAGAGtttaggactggagatgtagatttgggaatcatccacatagggataaaattgaagctgtgagagtgaatgagttctccaagggaatgagagtAGCTGGAGAACAGAGGGGAATCCAGGACTGATCCTTGAAGTACCCTCACAGTTAAAAAGTGAGAGGCAGTGGagaagcctgtgaaggagactgagaaggagctaccagagagataggaggagaactaggaaaggaccatgtcagtgaagccaagtttggatgttTCTAAGATAGTAGGTGatggacagtgttgaaggcagccgaaAAGTCGAGAAAGACTAGGAAGGAATAGGAGTCTCAGGATGTggaaagaagaaggtcattggtgaccttagagggaGTCCCATGATGAGTTGACAGAATGGGGAAGGTGGGAATCAATTCGAGAActttttctggaggaggtgagcttataATGGGGGCTTTGATTGACCTGAGTCTCCCCAGACCAGGGGTAAGCCAGCTCAAGATGCTGTCTTTGACTGACAGGTCTTCCAGGATGCTGGGAGATAACATGTGCTACTGTCTTCCTGGACACCAGCCTTCCGAGTTAGGGGTGGACCACCCCACtaccttctctgtcccctctccatccctgactctcctcccagTGACTCAACACAGTCCATACAaaacccctgactctcaggctccacCTCTGagactcccccagtgacccaataaGGACCATCCAGCAACCCTGACTCACCCAGCAACCTGTGCAATGAAATGACCAGGTGGTTCCAGGAAGTTTGGCTAGCTAAATGGAGGGGAAATTCctaaaggatgtgtgtgtgtgtgtgtgtgtgtgtgtgtgtgtgtttgtgtatgttggTGAGGTGGTGGTGCACTTCCCCTCTTTGACCCTTGCCCGCCATCAGGAATTCTTCATCCCGGACGAAAAGTCTGTTTCCCGTGCCTCTTCCTTCCAGCTGTTTTCCATGCACCTTCCCTCCAACTGTTTCCTGTACCTCTTTCCTCTAGTCATTTCCAGTGCCCTTTAGTCTTTAGTTGTTTCTGGTGTCCCTGCCATTCCAGCTGTGTACGGTGAACATGCCTCTGCTGATGTTTCTCgtgctccctgccctccacctcTATCATTTCCCCATGGAGACAAGAAACCAGACCAGTGGCTCCACATTCACGCTCCAAAGCATCGccaacgctgggcagcagcggcttctCTTTGTGCTCTTCCTGTGTCTGTACCTGGTCACCGTGGTGGGGAacctgctcatcgtcctggccACCAGGACAGACTCCCGCCTCCacgcccccatgtacttcttcctcgccaACCTGTATCTGGTAGACATCGGCTTCTCCTCTACCACTTTGCCCAGCCTGCTGGGGACACTCTTCACTGGACGCCAAGACGTTCATTACCGTGGCTGCCTGgcccagatgtatttcttcaTTACTTTTCGGGCCACCGAGAACTTCCTCCTGGCCGcgatggcctatgatcgctacTTGGCCATCTGCAATCCGCTGTTACTCTGTGGTCATGAGCCCTCAGCATTGTGTCCCGCTGGTGGTTGCCTGCTGGCTGCTTTCTCACACCCACTCCCTGCTGCACGCCCTCCTGATGACCCAGATGACATT
Coding sequences within it:
- the LOC119923187 gene encoding olfactory receptor 1361-like encodes the protein MLKRQMVDLDVVPIFCQTAGILQEERLCTVNMPLLMFLVLPALHLYHFPMETRNQTSGSTFTLQSIANAGQQRLLFVLFLCLYLVTVVGNLLIVLATRTDSRLHAPMYFFLANLYLVDIGFSSTTLPSLLGTLFTGRQDVHYRGCLAQMYFFITFRATENFLLAAMAYDRYLHCVPLVVACWLLSHTHSLLHALLMTQMTFCASCEIPLYFHDILPLLKISCSDPHINVPMVYTEGAAIVNIALLMALGKRKAFSTCSSYLAAVGLFYGTVIWVYFQSSSNFSSQRNTVATVIYTTITPLLNPFIYSLHNRDLHQALRSWPYALRP